The following proteins come from a genomic window of Anaerobutyricum hallii:
- the glgB gene encoding 1,4-alpha-glucan branching protein GlgB → MPDTRFITEFDQYLFGQGTHYDLYNKLGAHPMTVDGEEGVYFAVWAPNAEAVSLVGNFNEWDGNATPMERLEPLGIYEIFLPEMEIGDIYKYCVTTKAGYTILKADPYGFQAELRPNNASVIADISDFKWQDSRWMKKREKFDDKKDPMFVYEVHPGSWKKHEQTEEDVDGFYNYREMAHELAKYVKDMGYTHVELMGIAEHPFDGSWGYQVTNYFAPTSRHGSPEDFQYFINYLHQQNIGVILDWVPAHFPRDAFGLAEFDGTCLYEYADPRKGEHPDWGTKVFDYGKTEVRNFLICNALFWLEKYHVDGLRVDAVASMLYLDYGREDGQWVPNIYGGNENLEAIEFFKHLNTIVKKRNPGIVMIAEESTAWPKVTDKAEYGGLDFSLKWNMGWMHDFLEYMKLDPYFRKYNHTKMNFAMVYAYSENYMLVLSHDEVVHLKCSMIEKMPGSYEEKFKNLMAGYAFMTGHPGKKLLFMGQDFGQHREWSEERELDWFLLEKEPNHQLQLFVKELLHLYKSNKCLYEYDCWPEGFEWINADDGDRSIFSFVRHSASGKNNMLFVINFTPVERPDYRVGTTCRRKHTLVLNSDDKKFGGKGKRRPKEYKPVKKECDGRKYSIQYKLPAYGVAVFKF, encoded by the coding sequence ATGCCAGATACCAGATTTATTACAGAATTTGACCAGTACTTATTTGGTCAGGGGACACATTATGATTTATATAATAAACTTGGAGCACATCCTATGACAGTTGATGGTGAAGAGGGAGTATATTTTGCTGTATGGGCACCGAATGCGGAAGCAGTTTCCCTGGTTGGCAATTTTAATGAATGGGATGGGAATGCTACACCGATGGAACGTTTAGAGCCATTGGGAATTTATGAAATCTTTCTTCCTGAAATGGAGATTGGAGATATTTATAAATATTGTGTTACAACAAAGGCGGGCTATACGATACTAAAGGCAGACCCTTATGGATTTCAGGCAGAACTCCGTCCGAATAATGCATCTGTTATTGCTGATATTTCCGATTTTAAATGGCAGGATAGCCGGTGGATGAAGAAGAGAGAGAAGTTCGATGATAAGAAAGATCCTATGTTTGTATACGAAGTACATCCGGGTTCCTGGAAAAAGCATGAACAAACAGAAGAAGATGTAGATGGATTTTATAATTACAGAGAGATGGCTCATGAGCTGGCAAAATACGTGAAAGATATGGGATATACTCATGTTGAGTTAATGGGTATTGCCGAGCATCCATTTGATGGTTCCTGGGGATATCAGGTGACGAATTACTTTGCGCCAACTTCACGACATGGTTCTCCGGAAGATTTTCAGTATTTCATCAATTATCTTCACCAACAGAATATTGGTGTTATTCTTGACTGGGTACCGGCACATTTCCCAAGAGATGCTTTCGGCTTAGCTGAATTTGATGGAACCTGTCTTTATGAATATGCTGACCCAAGAAAGGGTGAACATCCGGACTGGGGAACGAAAGTATTTGATTATGGGAAGACAGAAGTCCGGAACTTCCTCATTTGTAATGCCCTGTTTTGGTTGGAAAAGTATCATGTAGACGGACTTCGTGTAGATGCAGTTGCCTCTATGCTTTATCTAGACTATGGACGAGAAGATGGTCAGTGGGTTCCTAATATTTATGGTGGAAATGAAAATCTTGAAGCAATCGAATTCTTTAAACATCTGAATACGATCGTAAAGAAGAGAAATCCTGGAATCGTTATGATTGCAGAAGAATCTACCGCATGGCCAAAAGTAACGGATAAGGCAGAGTATGGAGGCTTGGATTTCAGCCTTAAGTGGAATATGGGCTGGATGCATGACTTTTTAGAGTATATGAAACTTGATCCATATTTTAGAAAATATAATCATACTAAGATGAATTTTGCCATGGTTTATGCATATTCAGAAAACTATATGCTTGTTCTTTCTCATGATGAAGTTGTTCATTTAAAGTGTTCTATGATAGAAAAAATGCCAGGAAGCTACGAAGAGAAATTTAAAAATCTTATGGCAGGCTATGCATTCATGACAGGGCATCCAGGTAAGAAACTTCTTTTCATGGGACAAGACTTCGGACAGCATCGGGAATGGAGTGAAGAGAGGGAACTTGATTGGTTCCTTCTAGAGAAAGAGCCGAATCATCAGCTTCAGTTATTTGTAAAAGAATTACTTCACCTATATAAAAGTAATAAATGTCTTTATGAATATGATTGCTGGCCGGAAGGCTTCGAATGGATCAATGCGGATGATGGTGACAGAAGTATTTTCTCCTTTGTAAGACATTCTGCAAGTGGAAAGAATAACATGCTTTTTGTTATTAACTTTACACCGGTAGAACGTCCGGATTACCGGGTAGGAACAACGTGCCGCAGAAAACATACTCTTGTACTGAACAGTGATGATAAGAAGTTCGGCGGAAAAGGAAAGAGACGACCGAAAGAATATAAGCCAGTGAAAAAAGAATGCGATGGAAGAAAGTACTCTATCCAATATAAATTGCCAGCATATGGAGTAGCGGTATTTAAATTCTAA
- a CDS encoding glycosyltransferase family 2 protein: MDKIAVLIPCYNESKTIEKVIKDFKAVLPDATIYVYDNNSTDGTDEIARQNGAVVRYEYQQGKGNVIRRMFRDIDAECYIMTDGDDTYPAVNAPEMVDKVLNRNVDMVVGDRLSSTYFQENKRPFHNFGNSLVRSSINHLFHTDIKDIMTGYRAFSYEFVKTFPVISRGFEIETEMSIHAADKNMFVENVIVDYKDRPEGSESKLNTYSDGIKVLRTIARLFRTYQPMKYFGLISAVLAVLGGGFSVPVFKEYFATGLVKRFPTLIVCCFVILTAILSLFSGAILKTITWKNRQDFEMIRHYARNRKKELEE; the protein is encoded by the coding sequence ATGGATAAAATAGCAGTTCTTATACCTTGTTATAATGAGAGCAAAACAATTGAAAAAGTAATTAAGGATTTTAAAGCAGTATTACCGGATGCAACAATTTACGTGTATGATAATAATTCTACAGATGGTACAGATGAGATTGCACGTCAGAATGGAGCTGTGGTACGTTATGAGTATCAACAGGGCAAAGGAAATGTAATTCGTCGTATGTTCCGGGATATTGATGCGGAATGTTATATTATGACAGATGGAGATGATACATATCCAGCAGTGAATGCACCAGAGATGGTAGACAAGGTCTTAAACCGAAATGTAGATATGGTAGTTGGTGATAGATTATCCTCAACTTATTTTCAGGAGAATAAACGACCATTTCATAACTTTGGTAATTCATTAGTAAGAAGCTCCATTAATCATCTGTTCCACACAGATATTAAAGATATCATGACCGGATATCGTGCCTTCAGTTATGAATTTGTAAAGACATTCCCTGTAATCTCAAGAGGATTTGAAATTGAAACGGAAATGAGTATTCATGCCGCAGATAAGAATATGTTTGTAGAGAATGTAATTGTTGATTACAAAGACAGACCAGAAGGAAGCGAGAGCAAGTTAAATACTTATTCAGATGGAATAAAAGTACTTCGAACAATTGCACGATTATTCCGTACCTATCAGCCAATGAAATATTTTGGGTTGATTTCAGCAGTATTAGCAGTATTGGGTGGTGGATTTTCAGTACCAGTTTTTAAAGAATATTTTGCAACAGGTTTAGTAAAACGTTTCCCTACCCTGATCGTATGTTGTTTTGTCATTCTTACAGCAATTCTATCCCTGTTTTCCGGAGCAATTTTAAAAACAATTACCTGGAAGAACAGACAGGATTTTGAGATGATACGTCATTATGCAAGAAACCGCAAAAAAGAATTAGAAGAATAA
- a CDS encoding alanine/glycine:cation symporter family protein — translation MLKTIEAVNTVVNNFIWGIPAMICIIGVGLFLSFRTKFIQIRKFPYSIKNTLGRIFDKSEAADGSITPFQAVCTALAGTVGTGNIAGVAGAITIGGPGAVFWMWMSALLGMCTKYSEVTLAVHFREKNSQGDWVGGPMYYIKNGLSKHWHWLAFLFSLFGVLTVFGTGNATQVNTIVTAIDSLMLNFNLASSESLSTINLVIGIIIAIGVGLILIGGIRRIGKVTETLVPFMALLYLILGLGVVLLNIQHVPAVFRSIFEGAFHPAAFSGGMVGSLFTSMKKGVSRGIFSNEAGLGTGSIAHATADITHPVKQGLFGIFEVFTDTIVICTLTALIILCSGINIPYGSAAGAELTIQGFTSTYGGWVSIFTAIALCCFAFSTTIGWGLYGSRCIEFLFGTKTIRPFMIVYSLVAIIGATVDLGLLWSIAETFNGLMSIPNLIAVFLLSGTVVKLTKEYFNKDSDL, via the coding sequence ATGCTAAAAACAATAGAAGCCGTTAACACAGTTGTTAACAACTTTATCTGGGGAATCCCTGCCATGATCTGTATCATTGGTGTCGGCCTTTTCCTCAGTTTCCGAACAAAATTCATTCAGATTCGAAAGTTTCCTTATTCTATCAAAAATACACTGGGACGAATTTTTGATAAGTCTGAAGCCGCAGATGGATCGATCACCCCGTTCCAGGCTGTTTGTACCGCACTTGCCGGAACAGTAGGAACCGGTAATATTGCCGGAGTAGCCGGTGCGATTACGATAGGAGGACCCGGCGCTGTTTTCTGGATGTGGATGTCAGCCCTTCTTGGAATGTGTACCAAATATTCTGAAGTAACACTTGCCGTTCATTTTCGTGAAAAGAATTCTCAGGGTGACTGGGTAGGAGGACCGATGTATTATATTAAAAATGGTCTTTCCAAACACTGGCACTGGCTAGCTTTTCTCTTTTCTCTCTTTGGTGTCCTCACTGTATTTGGAACAGGAAATGCAACACAGGTCAACACGATCGTCACTGCGATTGATTCCCTGATGCTCAACTTTAACCTTGCTTCATCAGAAAGCCTTTCTACAATCAATCTTGTAATCGGCATCATTATCGCCATCGGCGTTGGACTGATTCTTATCGGCGGTATCCGCCGAATCGGAAAGGTAACAGAAACTTTAGTTCCATTTATGGCATTGCTTTACCTCATCCTTGGACTTGGCGTTGTTCTTTTAAACATTCAGCATGTACCGGCAGTATTTCGGTCTATTTTTGAAGGAGCTTTCCATCCGGCAGCATTTAGCGGCGGAATGGTCGGATCATTATTTACCAGTATGAAAAAAGGTGTATCTCGTGGTATCTTCTCCAATGAAGCAGGTCTTGGTACCGGATCTATCGCTCATGCAACAGCCGATATCACTCATCCTGTAAAACAGGGTTTGTTTGGTATTTTTGAAGTATTTACTGATACGATTGTTATCTGTACACTGACCGCATTGATCATCTTATGTAGCGGAATCAACATTCCTTACGGCTCAGCCGCTGGCGCAGAACTGACTATTCAGGGATTTACCTCAACTTACGGTGGATGGGTATCCATATTCACAGCCATTGCACTTTGTTGCTTTGCATTCTCCACCACGATCGGCTGGGGACTTTACGGCTCTCGCTGTATCGAATTTCTTTTTGGAACAAAAACGATCCGCCCATTTATGATCGTCTACTCTCTCGTTGCAATCATCGGCGCAACGGTAGACCTTGGATTATTATGGAGTATCGCAGAAACATTTAACGGACTTATGTCCATTCCAAACTTAATTGCTGTATTCCTGTTATCGGGAACTGTAGTGAAATTAACAAAAGAATACTTTAACAAAGATTCTGATTTGTAG